Proteins encoded within one genomic window of Hypomesus transpacificus isolate Combined female unplaced genomic scaffold, fHypTra1 scaffold_42, whole genome shotgun sequence:
- the dnah10 gene encoding dynein axonemal heavy chain 10: MSDDPRVQWIRNRVYSCFYFPEPGCFEELLSRGDGEEEQKIIRFLNEVTDEEAASTLLFFKGVREEEIEVEIPIEKKKRKDSEVSRASEAVSKDSRGLDEIRAEGLSKTGDKEDTLLPRIEVQVVYHVELHVAVNNVPEKFMKSNILYFLRNTRETIIEPTDLSEANNLMPKLLEMGMLHGYSLLMLKDMLTHVYIPMLSVSQLKLTDGGYQQGAVATKDQDAGGDAEGERPVESRGMLMIRDELLNSAHKFLGHIDRTLQQLEGDIKLHIPELDQEAEVEALLASPEVLEKLEQCVMNWQTQITIVIEEQQKKKPQAPGPMAEIDFWRERTAILSAVSEQLKLPVVKKILEVMVRADPVTVQNLDLTVTELAKHHVESVENVRFLSTLERHFKNLATGLDFGVILDTIPLMMNGLRMVWIISSHYNRDERMVPLMERIAWELAERVARVVNVRTLFKDKREVAQTKAQDGRRVLDQWKVCYFEVRAKIETSGRDPRWEFDRKKLFEKTDYMSSICQDLYSVLQILEEFYNIFGSELKAVTGDPKRIDDVLRWVDSLVVPIEELSFDPFNIRKMGSWRMIMQDFKSKVQAIEAEAINFIDQSFKTLRSASAAFDMLLKFKHIRSRDAINNQMMQKFNDILVQYCKEVDIISVIFMKNKANPPLNKNQPPVAGAIYWERSLFHNIKITIIRFLEVPEMLESEQGKLAKAKYLQLRLRMKEYEVEKFARWRDETEHVLPLLMKRPLLVVTSSSGLVPGDQGPTDTGSKQEVERGVRYTVNFAPELKEIISETKYLEQLSYSVPELARNVALQEDKFLRYVDDLKNLVNRYQALMDGLNDAEFSLLAEQIHELRRVIRSGHKRLNWNALGISEFINRSTQAASKFESLVNQIQKNERDIDAKLQSMETANLFKFPAPDRPDGLPGVKEFCELVQRERAKDMNLLSRKYTAIGPLLTKMESLVMHTNSGRAQRMEHYYSYWEHKIFHSLTRMVLKNINTFNMALMGSTPLFQIDAILSAPEIVLHPKNSEVYRLLMQSVRDCVESTKRFVRWMHGSCLECPPQRVDGEDEPVVLSFYSDVCQQPQVNERATAVSQNAQRLLAAAGRYLNRWKRYRPLWKLDKAIVMEKFAAKRPSYVTYDDKLQFYARVSQEVSQQPLAKDEHVIRVNLEPLARTVQENAQAWVSSLGRLLNTSARQDLFSLRDQLLLLSDNLKRDPGSLEDLKFVLGNISDIRAMSLTVELRFTDIQERYRTLAMYHIQVLEEEQQLVGSIGQQWSLLFSEARQVDRSLGRVKKTFTEITKTQTEEYKQELGIFAESFNMHGPGAVGDDLEKGVAVMVTYEKELAVVEANRQELANAEKLFDLPITMYPELQSVQKEMKGLRQIYEIHSSQKAAKAEWSQTLWVNLNIQVLQDGVEGFTRSLRKLPKEVRALPVAFFLEGRMKEFRESLPLLLDLKNEALRDRHWRELMERTGTSFEMNPDTFTLENMFAMELQKYGSVIGDIVTSAVKELSIEKGVKEVVDTWESMKFTVQRYFKGTQERGSVLGAVDDILQSLDDNAMNLQSMAGSRFVGPFLSTVQQWEKSLSMISEVIEVWMLVQRKWMYLESIFIGGDIRSQLPEEAKKFDNIDKMFKKIMSDTVRDPGIKRCCLVPNRLSELQALSEGLERCQKSLNDYLDSKRNAFPRFFFISDDELLSILGSSDPTCVQEHMIKMYDNIAALRFDVGANGEVVAGALVSAEGEVMDLRPAVQAEGRVEEWMTGVLLEMRRTNRLITKDAIFHYCEDRGRVDWMLLYQGMVVLAANQVWWTWEVEDVFNKVKKGDKQAMKSYAKRMHQQIDELVTRITQPMKKNDRRKINTVLIIDVHARDIVDNFVRDSIMDAREFEWESQLRFYWDREPDNLFVRQCSASFSYGYEYMGLNGRLVITPLTDRIYLTLTQALSMYLGGAPAGPAGTGKTESTKDLAKALGLLCVVTNCGEGMDYMAMGKIFSGLAQCGAWGHSA; the protein is encoded by the exons GGTCCAGGTGGTGTACCATGTGGAGCTTCATGTAGCAGTCAACAATGTGCCAGAGAAGTTCATGAAATCCAACATCTTGTACTTCCTGAGGAACaccagag AAACCATCATCGAACCCACTGATCTGAGCGAGGCCAACAATCTGATGCCCAAGCTCCTAGAGATGGGCATGCTGCATGGATACTCCCTGCTGATGCTGAAGGACATGCTGACACAT GTGTACATCCCAATGCTCTCGGTCAGTCAGCTAAAGCTCACCGATGGAGGCTACCAGCAGGGGGCGGTAGCCACCAAGGACCAGGACGCTGGTGGAGACGCGGAGGGGGAGCGGCCCGTGGAGTCTCGAGGGATGCTCATGATCCGGGACGAGCTGCTCAACAGCGCTCACAAGTTCCTGGGTCACATCGACAGGACCCTCCAGCAGCTGGAAG GTGATATTAAGCTGCACATCCCAGAGTTGGACCAGGAGGCTGAGGTGGAGGCACTGCTGGCCTCACCAGAGGTGTTGGAGAAGCTGGAGCAGTGTGTGATGAACTGGCAGACCCAGATCACCATCGTGATCGAAGAACAGCAGAAAAAGAAACCGCAG GCTCCGGGTCCCATGGCGGAGATCGACTTCTGGCGGGAGCGCACAGCCATCCTGAGCGCTGTGAGCGAGCAGCTCAAACTGCCCGTGGTGAAGAAGATCCTGGAGGTGATGGTCCGAGCCGACCCCGTCACCGTCCAGAACCTGGACCTCACCGTGACGGAGCTGGCCAAGCACCACGTGGAGTCTGTTGAGAACGTGCGCTTCCTCAGCACGCTGGAGAGGCACTTCAAG AACCTGGCCACGGGGCTCGACTTTGGCGTCATCCTGGACACCATCCCCCTGATGATGAACGGCCTGCGGATGGTGTGGATCATCTCCAGCCACTACAACAGGGACGAGCGCATGGTCCCTCTCATGGAGCGCATCGCCTGGGAGCTGGCGGAGCGCGTCGCCCGCGTCGTCAACGTGCGCACGCTCTTCAA AGACAAAAGGGAGGTGGCCCAGACCAAAGCCCAGGACGGCAGGAGGGTTCTGGACCAGTGGAAGGTCTGTTACTTCGAGGTGCGGGCTAAGATCGAGACCTCCGGCAGAGACCCGCGCTGGGAGTTTGACCGGAAGAAGCTGTTTGAGAAGACGGACTACATGTCCTCCATCTGCCAGGACCTGTACAGCGTCCTGCAG attCTGGAGGAGTTCTATAATATCTTCGGCTCGGAACTGAAGGCTGTGACTGGAGATCCGAAGCGCATCGATGACGTGCTGCGCTGGGTGGACAGCCTGGTGGTGCCGATCGAGGAGCTCAGCTTTGACCCCTTCAACATCCGCAAGATGGGCAGCTGGAGGATGATCATGCAGGACTTCAAGTCCAAAGTTCAG gccATCGAAGCAGAGGCCATCAACTTCATCGACCAGTCCTTCAAGACCCTGCGCTCGGCATCCGCTGCCTTCGACATGCTGCTCAAGTTCAAACACATCCGCTCCAGAGATGCCATCAACAACCAGATGATGCAGAAGTTCAACGACATCCTGGTCCAGTACTGCAAAGAG GTGGACATCATCAGTGTGATATTCATGAAGAACAAGGCCAACCCTCCGCTGAATAAGAACCAGCCGCCTGTGGCCGGGGCCATCTACTGGGAGCGATCCCTCTTCCACAACATCAAGATCACCATCATCCGCTTCCTGGAGGTCCCTGAGATGCTGGAGAGTGAGCAGGGCAAGCTG gccAAGGCTAAGTACCTGCAGCTGAGGCTGCGGATGAAGGAGTACGAGGTGGAGAAGTTTGCCCGCTGGCGTGACGAGACAGAGCACGTCCTGCCCCTGCTGATGaagcgccccctgctggtggtgACGAGCAGCTCTGGGCTAGTCCCTGGAGACCAGGGGCCCACCGACACA GGTTCCAAGCAGGAAGTGGAACGAGGCGTGCGCTACACGGTGAACTTTGCCCCCGAGCTTAAGGAGATCATCTCTGAGACCAAGTACCTGGAACAGCTAAGCTACTCTGTTCCTGAGCTGGCCCGCAATGTGGCTCTGCAAGAGGACAAGTTCCTCAG GTACGTGGACGACCTGAAGAATCTGGTAAACCGCTACCAGGCCCTGATGGACGGGCTGAACGATGCCGAGTTCTCCCTGCTGGCTGAGCAGATCCATGAGCTGAGGAGGGTGATACGCTCCGGGCACAAGAGGCTGAACTGGAACGCTCTAG GGATCTCAGAGTTCATCAACCGCAGCACCCAGGCTGCTTCCAAGTTCGAGTCGCTCGTCAACCAGATCCAGAAGAACGAGCGGGACATCGACGCCAAGCTGCAGTCCATGGAGACGGCCAACCTGTTCAAGTTCCCCGCTCCGGACAGACCCGACGGCCTCCCAG GAGTGAAGGAGTTCTGTGAGCTGGTCCAGCGAGAGCGAGCCAAGGACATGAACCTGCTGAGCAGGAAGTACACTGCTATTGGTCCCCTGCTCACCAAGATGGAGAGCCTGGTGATGCACACCAACAGTGGGCGAGCCCAGCGCATGGAGCACTACTACAGCTACTGGGAGCACAAGATCTTCCACTCGCTCACCAGGATGGTGCTCAA GAACATCAACACGTTCAACATGGCCTTGATGGGGAGCACGCCTCTGTTCCAGATCGACGCCATCCTGTCCGCCCCTGAGATCGTGCTGCACCCCAAGAACAGTGAGGTGTACCGCCTCCTCATGCAGTCTGTGCGGGACTGTGTGGAGAGTACCAAG aggtTTGTGCGCTGGATGCACGGCTCCTGTCTGGAGTGTCCTCCGCAGCGCGTGGACGGCGAGGACGAGCCGGTGGTGCTCAGCTTCTACTCGGACGTGTGCCAGCAGCCTCAGGTCAACGAGCGCGCCACCGCCGTGTCCCAGAACGCCCAGCGGCTCCTTGCCGCCGCCGGCCGCTACCTCAACCGCTGGAAGCGCTACCGGCCCCTCTGGAAGCTGGACAAGGCCATCGTCATGGAGAAGTTTGCCGCCAAGCGCCCCTCATACGTCACCTACGACGACAAGCTGCAGTTCTACGCGCGGGTCAGCCAGGAGGTGTCCCAGCAGCCCCTGGCCAAGGACGAGCATGTGATCCGGGTGAACCTGGAGCCCCTGGCTCGCACGGTGCAGGAGAACGCCCAGGCCTGGGTCAGCTCCCTGGGCAGGCTGCTCAACACCTCAGCCCGCCAAGACCTCTTCAGCCTGCGCGACCAGCTGCTG CTGCTGTCAGACAACCTGAAGAGAGACCCCGGCTCCCTTGAGGACCTCAAGTTTGTCCTGGGCAACATCTCGGACATCCGGGCCATGTCCCTGACGGTGGAGCTGCGCTTCACAGACATCCAGGAGAGATACAGGACCCTGGCCATGTACCACATCCAG gtgctggaggaggagcagcagctggTGGGCAGCATCGGGCAGCAGTGGAGCCTTCTGTTCTCAGAGGCCAGACAGGTGGACCGCAGCCTGGGCCGCGTGAAGAAGACCTTCACCGAG atcACCAAGACTCAGACAGAGGAATACAAACAGGAGCTGGGCATCTTTGCAGAGAGCTTCAACATGCACGGCCCCGGGGCCGTGGGAGACGACTTGGAGAAag GAGTGGCCGTGATGGTCACCTACGAGAAGGAGCTGGCTGTGGTCGAGGCTAACCGCCAGGAGCTGGCCAATGCAGAGAAGCTGTTCGACCTGCCCATCACCATGTACCCAGAGCTGCAGAGCGTGCAGAAGGAGATGAAGGGGCTCAGGCAGATCTACGAGATCCACAGCAGCCAGAAG gcGGCCAAGGCAGAGTGGTCTCAGACGCTGTGGGTGAACCTGAACATCCAGGTCCTGCAGGATGGTGTGGAGGGCTTCACCCGCAGCCTGAGGAAGCTGCCCAAGGAGGTGAGGGCTCTGCCGGTGGCCTTCTTCCTGGAGGGGCGCATGAAGGAGTTCAGGGAgtccctgcccctcctgctgGACCTGAAGAACGAGGCCCTGAGAGACAG ACACTGGAGAGAGCTGATGGAGCGTACAGGGACCAGCTTTGAGATGAACCCAGACACCTTCACCCTGGAGAACATGTTCGCCATGGAGCTGCAGAAGTACGGCAGTGTCATCGGAGACATCGTCACCTCGGCCGTCAAGGAGCTCAGCATCGAGaag GGGGTAAAGGAGGTGGTGGACACCTGGGAGAGCATGAAGTTCACGGTCCAGCGCTACTTCAAAGGCACCCAGGAGCGAGGCTCTGTGCTGGGCGCGGTGGACGACATCCTGCAGAGCCTGGACGACAACGCCATGAACCTGCAGAGCATGGCGGGCAGCCGCTTCGTAGGGCCCTTCCTGTCCACCGTGCAGCAGTGGGAGAAGAGCCTGTCCATGATCAGCGAGGTCATCGAG GTGTGGATGCTGGTGCAGAGGAAGTGGATGTACCTGGAGAGCATCTTCATCGGGGGGGACATCCGCTCACAACTCCCTGAGGAGGCTAAGAAGTTTGACAACATCGACAAGATGTTCAAAAAA atcatgAGCGACACGGTCAGGGACCCAGGGATCAAGAGGTGCTGCCTGGTCCCTAACCGCCTGTCAGAGCTGCAGGCTCTGAGCGAGGGCCTGGAACGCTGTCAGAAGAGCCTCAACGACTACCTGGACTCCAAACGCAACGCCTTCCCTCGCTTCTTCTTCATCTCCGACGACGAGCTGCTCAGCATTCTGGGAAGCAGTGACCCCACCTGTGTCCAGGAGCACATGATCAAG atgTATGACAACATTGCGGCCCTGCGCTTCGACGTGGGGGCCAACGGCGAGGTGGTGGCGGGGGCTCTGGTGTCGGCCGAGGGGGAGGTGATGGACCTGAGGCCGGCGGTGCAGGCCGAGGGCCgggtggaggagtggatgaCCGGGGTGCTGCTGGAGATGAGGAGGACCAACAGGCTCATCACCAAGGACGCCATCTTCCACTACTGTGAAGACAGGGGCAG GGTGGACTGGATGCTGCTGTACCAGGGCATGGTGGTGCTGGCCGCCAACCAGGTGTGGTGGACCTGGGAGGTGGAGGACGTCTTCAACAAGGTGAAGAAGGGCGACAAGCAGGCCATGAAGAGCTATGCCAAGAGGATGCACCAGCAGATCGACGAGCTGGTGACCCGCATCACCCAGCCCATGAAGAAGAACGACCGGCGCAAGATCAACACGGTGCTCATCATAGACGTCCACGCCAGGGACATCGTGGACAACTttgtcagggacag CATCATGGACGCGCGGGAGTTTGAGTGGGAGAGCCAGCTGAGGTTCTACTGGGACCGGGAGCCAGACAACCTGTTTGTGCGCCAGTGCAGCGCCAGCTTCTCCTACGGCTACGAATACATGGGTCTGAACGGACGTCTGGTCATCACCCCTCTGACTGACCGCATctacctcaccctcacccag gcCCTGTCCATGTACCTGGGGGGGGCCCCCGCAGGGCCGGCTGGTACAGGGAAGACTGAGTCCACCAAGGACCTGGCCAAGGCCCTcggcctgctgtgtgtggtcACCAACTGTGGAGAGGGGATGGACTACATG gcgaTGGGGAAGATCTTCTCGGGGCTGGCCCAGTGTGGAGCCTGGG GACATAGTGCCTAA
- the LOC124464802 gene encoding LOW QUALITY PROTEIN: AP-1 complex subunit beta-1-like (The sequence of the model RefSeq protein was modified relative to this genomic sequence to represent the inferred CDS: deleted 1 base in 1 codon), with product MQEWANQLCENRQFGSKMTDSKYFTTTKKGEIFELKAELNSDKKEKKKEAVKKVIASMTVGKDVSALFPDVVNCMQTDNLELKKLVYLYLMNYAKSQPDMAIMAVNTFVKDCEDPNPLIRALAVRTMGCIRVDKITEYLCEPLRKCLKDEDPYVRKTAAVCVAKLHDINAQLVEDQGFLDTLKDLISDSNPMVVANAVAALSEIAESHPNSNLLDLNPQSINKLLTALNECTEWGQIFILDCLANYTPRDDRESQSICERVTPRLSHANSAVVLSAVKVLMKFMEMLPKDLDYYSTLLKKLAPPLVTLLSAEPELQYVALRNINLIVQKRPEILKHEMKVFFVKYNDPIYVKLEKLDIMIRLASQANIAQVLAELKEYATEVDVDFVRKAVRAIGRCAIKVEQSAERCVSTLLDLIQTKVNYVVQEAIVVIKDIFRKYPNKYESVIATLCENLDSLDEPEARAAMIWIVGEYAERIDNADELLESFLEGFHDESTQVQLQLLTAIVKLFLKKPTETQELVQQVLSLATQDSDNPDLRDRGYIYWRLLSTDPVAAKEVVLAEKPLISEETDLIEPTLLEELICHIGTLASVYHKPPSAFVEGSRGVQHKRLPARTGSGESVESPEVGSVAGGPGAEAPPAVIPSQGDLLGDLLNLDLAGPATSGPPPPPAAMQLGAMDLLGGGLDSLLGGDMGGSPAMGVGFGAPPAVMPASLNAPVGGGLGDLFDLGGSVGMPTGAYIPPKTVWLPAMKAKGLEISGTFARRAGVIQMELTITNKAMSVMSDFAIQFNRNSFGLAPAGPLQILTPLGPNQTIEASLPLSTVGPVMKMEPLNNLQVAVKNNIDVFYFSCQYPISMLFVEDGKMDRQVFLATWKDIPNEHESQFQIKDCHLNSDAASNKLQGSNIFTIAKRTVEGQDMLYQSIKLTNGIWVLAELRVQAGNPTYTDLEVSLKCRAPEVSQCVFQSLEAVLKN from the exons ATGCAGGAATGGGCAAATCAGTTATGC GAAAACCGACAATTCGGATCCAAGATGACGGACTCCAAGTATTTCACCACTACCAAGAAAG GAGAGATCTTCGAGCTGAAAGCTGAGCTGAACAGCgacaagaaggagaagaaaaaggaggCCGTGAAGAAGGTGATCGCCTCCATGACGGTTGGCAAGGACGTCAG TGCCTTGTTCCCAGACGTGGTAAACTGCATGCAGACCGACAATCTGGAGCTGAAGAAGCTGGTGTACCTCTACCTAATGAACTATGCCAAGAGCCAGCCTGACATGGCTATTATGGCGGTCAACACCTTTGTCAAG GACTGCGAGGACCCCAACCCCCTGATCCGAGCCCTGGCCGTGCGCACCATGGGCTGCATCCGCGTGGACAAGATCACAGAGTACCTGTGCGAGCCGCTGAGGAAGTGTCTGAAGGACGAGGACCCCTACGTGAGGAAGACGGCGGCCGTGTGCGTGGCCAAGCTCCACGACATCAACGCCCAGCTGGTGGAGGACCAGGGCTTTCTGGACACCCTCAAGGACCTGATCTCAGACTCCAACCCCATG GTGGTAGCTAATGCCGTGGCAGCCCTGTCAGAGATAGCAGAGTCCCACCCCAACAGCAACCTGCTGGACCTCAACCCCCAGTCCATCAACAAGCTGCTGACGGCCCTGAACGAGTGCACCGAGTGGGGCCAGATCTTCATCCTGGACTGCCTGGCCAACTACACCCCCCGCGATGACCGCGAGtcccagag CATCTGCGAGCGCGTCACCCCTCGCCTGTCCCACGCCAACTCGGCGGTGGTGCTCTCAGCCGTCAAGGTGCTCATGAAGTTCATGGAGATGCTTCCTAAGGATCTGGATTACTACAGCACCCTGCTGAAGAAGCTGGCTCCACCCCTGGTCACCCTGCTGTCAGCAGAGCCTGAGCTGCAGTACGTGGCCCTCAGGAACATCAACCTCATCGTCCAGAAGCG GCCTGAGATCCTGAAGCACGAGATGAAGGTGTTCTTCGTCAAGTACAACGACCCCATCTACGTCAAGCTGGAGAAACTGGACATCATGATCCGACTGGCCTCCCAGGCCAACATCGCCCAG GTGCTGGCCGAGCTAAAGGAGTACGCCACCGAGGTAGATGTGGACTTTGTGCGTAAGGCAGTGCGAGCCATCGGGCGCTGTGCCAtcaaggtggag CAATCCGCAGAGCGCTGTGTCAGCACCCTGCTGGACCTCATCCAGACCAAGGTCAACTACGTTGTCCAGGAGGCCATCGTGGTCATTAAGGACATCTTCCGCAAATACCCCAACAA GTACGAGAGCGTGATCGCTACCCTGTGTGAGAACCTGGACTCCCTGGACGAGCCGGAGGCCCGCGCTGCCATGATCTGGATCGTGGGCGAGTACGCCGAGAGGATCGACAACGCTGACGAGCTGCTGGAGAGCTTCCTGGAAGGCTTCCACGACGAGAGCACCCAG GTGCAGCTGCAGCTGTTGACGGCCATCGTCAAGCTGTTCCTCAAGAAGCCCACAGAGACCCAGGAACTGGTGCAGCAGGTCCTCAGCCTGGCCACACAG gaCTCTGACAACCCTGACCTGCGTGACCGAGGCTACATCTACTGGCGCCTGCTCTCCACTGACCCGGTGGCGGCCAAGGAGGTGGTGCTGGCTGAGAAGCCCCTGATCTCGGAGGAGACGGACCTGATCGAGCCCACTCTGCTGGAGGAACTCATCTGCCACATCGGCACCCTGGCCTCCGTCTACCACAAGCCCCCCAGCGCCTTCGTGGAGGGCAGCCGCGGGGTCCAGCACAAGAGGCTGCCGGCTCGCACCGGATC tggGGAGAGTGTGGAGAGCCCAGAGGTGGGCTCCGTGGCGGGGGGCCCGGGGGCCGAGGCCCCCCCTGCTGTAATCCCGTCCCAGGGAGACCTCCTGGGGGACCTTCTCAACCTGGATCTGGCTGGCCCTGCCACCTCggggcccccg cccccccctgccgCCATGCAGCTGGGGGCCATGGACCTCCTGGGAGGGGGACTGGACAGTCTG cttggAGGAGACATGGGAGGCAGTCCAGCG ATGGGCGTGGGTTTTGGGGCACCCCCTGCTGTGATGCCCGCCTCCCTGAACGCCCCTGTGGGGGGTGGCCTCGGCGACCTGTTTGACCTGGGAGGGAGCGTTGGCATGCCGACGGGAGCCTACATCCCACCTAAGACA GTGTGGCTCCCAGCCATGAAGGCCAAGGGTCTGGAGATTTCCGGTACGTTTGCCCGCCGGGCGGGGGTGATCCAGATGGAACTGACCATCACCAACAAGGCCATGAGCGTCATGAGTGACTTCGCCATCCAATTCAACAGAAACAG TTTCGGCCTGGCCCCAGCCGGGCCCCTCCAGATCCTCACTCCTCTCGGCCCAAACCAGACCATCGAGGCCAGCCTGCCCCTCAGCACGGTGGGCCCCGTCATGAAGATGGAGCCCCTCAACAACCTCCAG gtggCTGTGAAGAACAACATTGACGTGTTCTACTTCAGTTGCCAGTACCCTATCAGCATGCTATTTGTGGAGGATGGCAAGATGG accGGCAGGTGTTCCTGGCCACATGGAAGGACATCCCTAACGAACACGAGTCCCAGTTCCAGATCAAAGACTGTCACCTCAActcag ACGCGGCGTCCAACAAGCTGCAGGGCAGTAACATCTTCACCATCGCCAAGCGCACGGTGGAGGGCCAGGACATGCTGTATCAGTCCATTAAGCTGACCAATGGCATCTGGGTGCTGGCAGAGCTCAGGGTGCAGGCTGGGAACCCCACCTACACG GATCTGGAG GTCTCCCTGAAGTGCCGAGCTCCAGAGGTTTCtcagtgtgtgttccagagcctGGAGGCCGTGCTGAAGAACTGA